In the Platichthys flesus chromosome 14, fPlaFle2.1, whole genome shotgun sequence genome, TGTTTCTTTAACTGCAGTTCTTTTCCCCCCCGGTCCTGCAGGCGTCACCTGGAGCAGCCGGGCCCGGCGCCCTGGGCGTCTCTGGCGGTTCACGGTTTCGTGGACAGTCCTGTATCTTGGGGGGACGGCGAGCACGGAGTCCTGATAGGAGGAGAGAACTTCTACAACCTGCTGATGTTCCACGACCACACTTACCACCTCCACCTGGCTACAGGGTCACATGACCCCTGTCCTCAGTGATGACGTCATCTGCCTCGATCCTTTAGCTTTAATCAGGTTTCGTTGTATAAACTTGTTTCTCTTCAACTTAACAACTTATTTAAGATAAAATTGTTtagaaacaatataaaacaatcgGAGGTTAAAACAAgttaaattgaaatatttttttttttagatttttgaaaCTGAACTTTGGTTTAAATATAACAATTATAAATAGCAGCTCTGCTTTGATAtctatgtttgtttatgaaggTATCTGTCTGAGTCCGAGACATTTTTTTACTGATTGATTTGAGACGTTTTCTGATATTTATTATTCGCGTTAATAACTCGCTCACAGAATGAGTTCATCTGTGAGCTAAAGATCAATTAGTACAATGACGTTTTTATTCTTCATGACTCATCAGCTGATAAATTATCTAGACACTTAGTTATTTGTCAGTAAATCTATTTCCagtattttcagttttgtgtttttctgcagtgaTAAGAATCAGCTGATCGTTATTTACTTGAGTTTTATCATTTgatcctttcaaaataaaataacattcatCACTTCAGactgaacagttttttatttcactgcttcagttgtgtttgtataAAAGCTTGTCCAATGACTTATAAAAATTccttgttattgtttgtgcGGCTGGTATTTGTAATGTCAGCACAAATCAAACCTGGTTCACAAAGAGTTTAAAGGAGCAGTTCAACATTTAAGTAAATCCTCTGCTGAGCTGTTTCCAGATGGATGAGCCAGTGAGTGTATTTCAGCTTAACTTGTTGTTAtgactgttttctgtgtgtaGATTACCTGTTATGAATCTACAGCAGTTTCCAATTTGAAGGTTGAACTGCTCCTTTAAAGTTATTCGTTTAAACTAAGTCATAATCTTTGACGTGTGACAGAATGGATCACAAGGCCGACAGGCCACGCCCACATTGCATCAACACAGGTTTCTTTACCCATGATTCAGCACTTTTACTGTGTGACAGTGAGCAGGAGTTAAACCTGTCATGTCCTGATGGGAGAGCTGCAGGacactgaggtcaaaggtcagtgttAATGTCTTGCTCCTGCACGGAGACGGTCCTGTTGTCTGTTGTAGTTCAGTTTCATATCGGAATGAACAgcgttagcctagcttagcattaaCACTGGAAGCAGAAAGTAGTGTGTGTTATTTCCTTAGCCCTAAATAATCGAATGCAAAAAATCAGCTGTTTAGTCAGAAAGTCATAGaaacacaggtttgtgtttcacCAGATGACTTCTGTCCAGTTCACACTGATTCAATGTGTTAGACCCAGAGGACTGAAACACGTCATTCTTCTATCCTGGGTTTAAAATGAAGAGCCATGCTAACAGTGTCCCCCTGCTTCCAggctttgtgctaagctaggctaaaaACATTCGGCTGAAACCATAACTTAGAGTTGAACATTAAACAAACATTCAGCCTTTCCCGCCGAGTCACTGCATCCAACTCAGAAGTGCTGAGTCACAGGTCCAGGTGGTGGGGGAGGTTCTAGCAGAGCTCGGTTCTCCGCTGCAGGAACTGCAGGATGGAGTCTGTTCCCTGTGATGATCCCCACACTCTCTTCAGGGCTTCACACTCACGCTCGTTAGCTTGCTCCAGAGCACTGCGGCTGGTGTTCCTCATCAGGGCTTTGGACTCCTTCAGAACCTGCAGACCAGGAACCAGCAGAGCCACAGCGTGAAGGAGAGGAGtggatgtgtatttgtgtgtattagtttgtatttgtgtttattgactGACCAGCGAGTCGACTGACACCAGTTCTTTGATCCTcagcatcacttcctgtgtgaagGTTCCCGGCCACAGAACCTGAGACACCAAACCTTTACAACACGCCTCCTGAGCCGTCAACTTCCTGCCACTCAGCAACAGCTCGTTAGCCTGGAACACAGCCGACCATTAACGTGTGAGGGTGAGAGGAGCGgaggggtgagagagagtgagtggagtGATGGGGTGAGAGAAAGTGAGTGGAGagatggggtgagagagggtgagtggagcgatggagtgagagagggtgagtggagcgatggggtgagagagagtgagtggagtgatggggtgagagagggtgagtggagcgatggagtgagagagggtgagtggagcgatggggtgagagagagtgagtggagcaatggggtgagagagggtgagtgaagcgatggggtgagagagagggagtggagagATGGGGTGAGTGGAGcgatggggtgagagagagtgagtggagtgatggggtgagagagggtgagaggagcGGAGgggtgagagagtgtgagtggagCGATGGAGTGAGAGGGTGAGTGGAGCgatggagtgagagagtgtgagtggagtgatggggtgagagagggtgagaggagcggaggggtgagagagggtgaggggagcgatggagtgagagaaagtgagtggagagatggggggagagagggtgagtgaagcgatggggtgagagagagtgagtgaagcaatggggtgagagagagtgagtggagcGATGGgttgagagagggagtgagagggtGAGTGAAGCGATGGGGTGAGTGAGGGTGAGTGGAGcgatggggtgagagagagtgagtggagtGATGGGGTGAGAGAAAGTGAGTGGAGagatggggtgagagagggtgaggggagCGATGGAGTGAGATAGAGTGAGTGGAGCaatggggtgagagagggtgagtgaagcgatggggtgagagagagtgagtggagaGATGGGGTGAGTGGAGcgatggggtgagagagagtgagtggagtgatggggtgagagagggtgagaggagcgatggggtgagagagagtgagtggagaGATGGGGTGAGTGGAGcgatggggtgagagagagtgagtgaagcgatggggtgagagagggtgagtggAGCGATGGAGTGAGAGGGTGAGTGGAGCgatggagtgagagagtgtgagtggagtgatggggtgagagagagtgagtggagaGATGGGGTGAGTGGAGcgatggggtgagagagagtgagtgaagcgatggggtgagagagggtgagtggAGCGATGGAGTGAGAGGGTGAGTGGAGCgatggagtgagagagtgtgagtggagtgatggggtgagagagggtgagaggagcggaggggtgagagagggtgaggggagcgatggagtgagagaaagtgagtggagagatggggggagagagggtgagtgaagcgatggggtgagagagagtgagtgaagcaatggggtgagagagagtgagtggagcGATGGgttgagagagggagtgagagggtGAGTGAAGCGATGGGGTGAGTGAGGGTTAGTGAAGcgatggggtgagagagggagtgagagggtGAGTGAGGGTTAGTGAAGcgatggggtgagagagggttAGTGAAGCGATGGgttgagagagggagtgagagggtGAGTGAAGCGATGGGGTGAGTGAGGGTTAGTGAAGcgatggggtgagagagggtgaggggagcgatggagtgagagagggagagagagggtgagtgaaGCGATGGGGTGAGTGAGGGTTAGTGAAGcgatggggtgagagagggtgaggggagcgatggagtgagagagggagagagagggtgagtgaaGCGATGGGGTGAGTGAGGGTTAGTGAAGcgatggggtgagagagggtgaggggagcgatggagtgagagagggtgagtggagcgatggggtgagagagggagagagagggtgagtgaagcgatggggtgagagagggagtgagagggtgagtgaagcgatggggtgagagagggggtgaggggagcgatggagtgagagagggagagagagggtgagtgaaGCGATGGGGTGAGTGAGGGTTAGTGAAGcgatggggtgagagagggtgaggggagTGATGGAGTGAGATAGAGTGAGTGGAGcgatggggtgagagagggagagagagggtgagtgaaGCGATGGGGTGAGTGAGGGTTAGTGAAGcgatggggtgagagagggtgaggggagCGATGGAGTGAGATAGAGTGAGTGGAGcgatggggtgagagagggagagagagggtgagtgaagcgatggggtgagagagggtgaggggagCGATGGAGTGAGATAGAGTGAGTGGAGcgatggggtgagagagggagagagagggtgagtgaagcgatggggtgagagagggagtgagagggtgagtgaagcgatggggtgagagagggagagagagggtgagtgaagcgatggggtgagagagggagtgagagggtGAGTGAAGTGATGGGGTGAGAGAGGCGGTGAGAGGGTGAGTGATAGTCAAATCAAATGAAGTGGTGAAGTGAATGAAGGTAGCTTCAGTCATGAGGGGAGTGAGGGTCACTGCAGAGGGAGACTGACCGAGGCCAGGCCCATGATGCGGGGGAAGGTGAAGGATGAGCAGGCGTCGGGCGTCTGGCCGTAGGATGTGTAGGGCGTCTGGAACCAGGCTTTCTCATTGGCCCACACCACATCACAGAGtggcaagatggcagcaccgaGGCCGAGCGCTGGCCCGTTCACTGCCGCTACGATCGGCTTCCTGAACTGGATGAAGGTGTTGACAAAGGTCCTGGAGTGGAGGGAGCGGACGTCAGAGATCGACACCTCTACCGGATGACAGGGTCACATTGTGACCTCAGTGAGCCTCACCTGATAGTTTCAGCCATTTTGATGCTCTCCTTCTTCCGGTCGTCCGTCAGCCGTCTGATGAAATACAGGAAGTCCAGGCCGCAGCAGAAGACGGCGCCGACAGCGCTGACCAGCACCAGCTTACTGTCATCTGACGCTGCAGTGGCCATGGCGCTCTGgatctccttcatcacctgatGAAGACAAGGAGAGACAACACGACCACCATGACACGTGGAGTTTAAACTGGAAGTTTGGACTTGTGATTTTAGAATTGAGGATGGCATGGTcacatcacacactcatagGTTAGAAGAGGATATCTGTTATTAGGATGGGGGCATGATCCCACCTCAGGGTTGAGCGTGTTGTTCTCAGAGCTCTTGGTGGAAAGCAGGATGTGGGTGAAGCCGTCCTGTTTCTTCACCACGATGTCCCGGTACCGGTAAGCACTCTCTGTCTGCCGCACACTGAACCGCAGGCGTTTGTCGAACGCCGAGCGTTGCTCCAGACGACGCTTCCCCGACACACTGGTTGCCCCGGCAGCACCACTCTGCCCAGCGGACATCCCACTGGCAGCGGCAGCCTCGATGATGTCACCTGGAAGAACCGACAGGTGGTCAGTGGTCTTCATTCACACGTCAGACCATGGTTCATTTATAAACAACAGGTTCTTCATATAAGTTCATTAAAGTCGTTTTGAACATATTTCTGTGACTAAGATTAAGATTTAGATTTCTGAGATGGCCAAACAAGCTAATTTGATAGCCAATCAGAATCATGCACACTATGTGACCTTGGACCTCACCTGTGCCACTGAGGGACCGCATGGCAGCAGGTGTGACGGGgacccggggggggggcagagggttTTGGCAGCGGGGTCTGGTCCCCATGCGGGCCCTCTCTTCTCCAGGCCCAAGCTGGACTCCGGACGGTTTCTCCAGAAGAGCGACCTCAGGTGGGACCTGGTGAGCTTCTTGAGGTCCGGCCTCCAGACTGTGAGCCGCCTCACTAGGAGACTCCTCCGAGTCCAGGCGGCTGTTCATCGGACTCTTAGGAACCAAGATCTTGATGCCAGTCTTGGAGAGATCCACGCTGCGGCGAGCCGAGCAGACCGGAGCCACCGACATCAGGCCACTGCTGAACCGGTCAGCCAGCAGGGGCTGGCGAGAGCCACCAGAGGCCGGACTGGTCAGTCCAGCGGGAGGCAGGTGAGCTGGACTCACCTGGTTACAGTCGGCAGTTAAAACTACACTGATGTCACTGCGACCTGTGGCGGTGACTGGCGGCCTGAAGACTGGTCTGTGGGCAGAGATGTAGTGGAGGCTCGAGCTTCGGGTGGAGCGCATCAACATACTGTCTTTTTCCCGCACTGCATTTTGACGGTTGAACTCATGGACGTGGATCATACAGGCGGACAGGTGACTCTCGGGCTCCCAGGTGTCCTCCTCTGAACCGTAACCTCTCCACCTAACCAGGTACTCCAACTTCAtcttcttgttcttcctcttaTCGATGATCCTCTCCACCTGCAGGAGGCGCCGCAGCACAGTTCATTCAAATCAaccaaaacaacagaagaaaaaagatcATTAAAATCAATTATCATCAATAATCTTCAAATGGTCCTGGTGTGCCGTGGGATTTGAGAGAAATGTACAATATTATCATTGTGACACTACAACGGGGCTTCGAAGCTGTGACCCCTAACCCGaacatgtgtctgctgtgtctctgtgtttgatttAGTAACTCAACCTGACTCACCCAGCTAACACCAGCTAACACCCAACTGTCACCCAGCTAACACCCAGCTAATAacagctaacagcagctaacacCTAGCTAACACCAGCTAACACCCAGCTACCACCAAGCTAACAGCAACTAAACCCCTACCAACCCCCAGCTAACACCAGCTACCACCGAGCTAACAACAGCAAACACCCAGCTGTCCCCCAGCTAACACCCAGCTAACACCCAACTGTCACCCAGCTAACAACAGCTAACACCTAGCTAACAACAGCTAACAACAGCTAACAACAGCTAACACCCAGCTAAGACTCAACATTCACCCAGCTAATAACAGCTAACCCTCAGCTAACACCCAACTGTCACCCAGCTAACAACAGCTAACACCTAGCTAACAACAGCTAACAACAGCTAACAACAGCTAACACCCAGCTAAGACTCAACATTCACCCAGCTAATAACAGCTAACCCTCAGCTAACACCCAACTGTCACCCAGCTAACAACAGCTAACACCCAGCTAACACCCAACTAAGACTCAACATTCACCCAGCTAATAACAGCTAACACTCGGCTAACAACAGCTAAAACCAGCTACTTCCAGAAGCTAACTGTGGCGATGAGCTAACTCGATCAGTTATGTTTATCTCTAGCTAGTCAATGAACACGTTAACCAGCTGCTAACTGCCCTGTTAATTTAACTAACCAGTGAGTTACTTCCTTTGAGTTCCCCACTTTAACATTAACTCTGAAAGCTACCGCTAGCTAAGATTAGCATTAAAGTATTAGCTCGCGTCACCTCGTAGAACTCCTCCGTAGCCATGGAGACTGTGCGCATGCACGAGCAGCTTCCAGAAGCGAACTCAGGTGCGCACGAGCACGAGACAGAGATGCGCGTCGAGCTCCGTGTGTGCGCGTCCTCCGGGTCCAAgtttagctgttagctgttagctaaCCAGCAGCTCCACGACACATCCGGTCTGACTCTCATCTACAAATTAAAAGACCCAGACCGCTGCTCGGTAATGTTTAAACTGAATGAGATTATTTTCACTGTAATCAATGGAATGTTTATTCATTTCTAAAGATTCcaggttttcttcttttaagtTGTTGAAACCGTTAAATAATTGAATCATTACAATCTGACACACACTTGAATTGATCAATTCAGAAGAAAATTCAGAAAAAGTTATTCAACATCttaatacattttacacttgaattaaacatgtttaaaaagttCAGCGTGGTTCAAGATATTATTCTCTAAACATGTTAAAGGTCTTTCAGGTTGGCTGGACTCTGAGTGGACCGTTCCATTAGTGATGTCATGACTTCAGGTACATCCAGGTGTTTAATTGTTTACCTgattttacattattacatttcaaagtaagagagaatgtttaaaaatctaatttcttctccttcttttgtAATTCATTAAAGGTAAAAAGACAAATCACTTTTCAAAACGTTTCTCAGACTTGGACAAATTGATAAGAAACAGGTTTGATTTTATTGGACAGAGACGTTTCAGCTCCTCCCCCTCGTCAGTCAGACTTCTTGCTGGTCACTGTTTTGCTTCGTTGTGATGcgtcttcgtcttcgtcttcatcGGTGTTGGCTCGGGCTTTACAGCACAGGTAGCAGAAGAAGGTGGCGATGGCGAACGGGAAGGCGAGTACGAAGAAGCAAAGCAGAGGAGACTTGCCATACAGCGactggacagacagaggacacaaaggtcagaggtcagaagaCAGGTAGACAGGACTGATGATGTCCCCAGTTACCTGTAGCAGGAGTTTTGAGTCATAGACGGAGCGTGTGACACGTTGGACGACCCCGTTTCCTCCCTGACACTGGAGACACAGGACAAACAGATGTTTCAGAACACAATGTCTCGTGGAGTCTTCTCCATGTGGGAGCTGCTCCAGACTGACCTGGATGCTGCCGTCCAGAACCCCGTTCAGGAAGTCCAGGAGTTGGCGCTCCGTGTCCACGGGGCCTTGTGGCAGGAAGTAACCATCGTTGGACAAATTAACCACGACAAACGACGGCATGACCACGTCCCTGAGGACAAAGACAGAATCAAACCGTGATACTGAAACGGGGTGCACCCCCCTTCCTCTAACGATCTTCCTCATTAAGTAGCGTGGAGTCCGGTTTGGACGTTAACCCCGTCACCGACTCACTTCATCATCAGGCCGTTGATGTACTCGTTTTCCTCCATGAAACCAAAGGAGAAGTttctaaaacacagacacactatcaGCTTTCATTGTGTATTCTCTGCTCAGTGATTTCTCTAAATGAAAGACTGACCTGCTGTAGGCGTCTCTGTAATCTGCAGCCACTTTCTCCATGAGAACTTTGTACCTGAACGGGGGAATCAGAGGCGTCACAGGAAGTTCACAGCGGTTTACCTGATGGACAATCGTTGGAGGTTTACCTCACACTCCTTTCACAcatgttcttctcctccagcagcaccagcgACACCAGTTTACCTGCAGGGGTCAGGGGAGGTCACTTCACCTGGTCAGAATAACAGCCTCAAATAGCAGTTCCTCTAACGTCCACCAGGTGCTGCTGTGATCCAACTTCTACTATACTGAGGTTTTCATAAATTACGTTGCTGTTGACTATCTCCAGTGGGGTATTCCATCAAAGGGGCTAAATGCTAATCCTAGCTGACTTGGATGAGTCGAGCTAATTTCAACGGCTTACGTTCCTTCCTGTGCAGTCACCATAGTAAAGTTATTAAACAGCTTCACAGCCACAGTCTGACTCTAGATCTGACTTTTCATTTACCAAATGGAAACATGTCGGCTGTGGAGGAAGATTAACAGCACGTGTGAGTTTGTAATAACTTCTTCTGATACTAATGCTGACATTGAGCTGACTGGAGGTCTGCCGGTCTGTGCTGACATCACACAGCAGTGGTTACCTGTCTCTCCCATGGCGTACAGAGTGTAGCTGTCGATCTTGGAGAAGTTTGGGAAACGCTCTCTGTTGATCCACAGCCTCAGTTCTCCGTCACGTTCTTCTGAAATCACATCTCACCACTCAGGTCACATGACTCCTCACTGAGCGACACGTCAGATGATGGGTTCTTTATATTTGGATCTTTTCTAGATGGAGTCTGTTGTCATGTCAGCAGGTAGAGAACCGGAGTGTTTTCAGACTTACCGCTGTAGGTGAAGTAGGTTCCATCTTTAAATAGAACCACGGCCGGCAGAGACGTCAGAGCGATGACCTATGATACAGATTGACTTTAATAACTCATAAGTCCAGATGTGAAGACAGATGttctgcactttcctcctgtACAGCTGAAGATGTTCAACCATTTGTAAAAGTATCAAACATCATCAGGTATCGATGGATTCGATAGAACCCTACAGTCTTTGATCTTCGGTTTTTTAGCTCTATTCTACGATGTTCTCCTAGGGCCTCATTTATAACTGGACGCACAAAACGGAGCCTGAAACCTGCGAACGCCACTTCTCACAAACTTTGAGATCTGTGAAAACAAACTGGACGGGGGAGCATGTGAACTTGCCTCCATcttgatttaaatattttttatttccggttctttccctcgtcttcactctcactcactgtgtcacagcagcagaggatcagtgtgtttctttattagtgacatcactgctgtcccatgaAGTGGCTCTTCAgctccacctcactaacaaaccCGTCATGTCAGAGTCAGAaggtttcacttcctcttctcatcgcttGACACTGTGACTCCGTCAGGACTCACGGTGGAAtcccattggtcagcagcatcaTTTAATACTCGTGccgtgctttgcattgaccaatTATGGTGTAAAGTGGGCGTGTGGAGGGCGGAGTTAGAGGCAGATCCACGAGGGAGTGTTCCCAGGTGGACTTTGATTTATTAAGTGAAGCTCTCATTTATCTATCAGGATTTGTGCGTACGCCATTTCCGGCTCTTAGTAAGTTTAGTTTGAATCCCACGGCCTGTTTTACAAATGAGACCCCAGATCTCTGTCTGTTCTACTGTGTTCTCCGGTTCCTTCAGTCATG is a window encoding:
- the LOC133968122 gene encoding protein disulfide-isomerase TMX3-like isoform X1, which codes for MLDTRSSVLLSVLLCASVVSSFVEELDDSFMKTRGDDDIWLIKFYAPWCSFCKQLDPVWHQIGSELKSLGSPVNVGKSDATANTGLAKEFRVRGYPAIIMWKKNVKYVYNGKRTKDGIMEFTHRVSGPFVRSLNSLQLFQHAMSRHDVMFVYVGATSQLKGNFSAAAEQLIVHTNFFSAARDVLPKVIALTSLPAVVLFKDGTYFTYSEERDGELRLWINRERFPNFSKIDSYTLYAMGETGKLVSLVLLEEKNMCERSVRYKVLMEKVAADYRDAYSRNFSFGFMEENEYINGLMMKDVVMPSFVVVNLSNDGYFLPQGPVDTERQLLDFLNGVLDGSIQCQGGNGVVQRVTRSVYDSKLLLQSLYGKSPLLCFFVLAFPFAIATFFCYLCCKARANTDEDEDEDASQRSKTVTSKKSD
- the cdyl gene encoding chromodomain Y-like protein isoform X2; translated protein: MKLEYLVRWRGYGSEEDTWEPESHLSACMIHVHEFNRQNAVREKDSMLMRSTRSSSLHYISAHRPVFRPPVTATGRSDISVVLTADCNQVSPAHLPPAGLTSPASGGSRQPLLADRFSSGLMSVAPVCSARRSVDLSKTGIKILVPKSPMNSRLDSEESPSEAAHSLEAGPQEAHQVPPEVALLEKPSGVQLGPGEERARMGTRPRCQNPLPPPRVPVTPAAMRSLSGTGDIIEAAAASGMSAGQSGAAGATSVSGKRRLEQRSAFDKRLRFSVRQTESAYRYRDIVVKKQDGFTHILLSTKSSENNTLNPEVMKEIQSAMATAASDDSKLVLVSAVGAVFCCGLDFLYFIRRLTDDRKKESIKMAETIRTFVNTFIQFRKPIVAAVNGPALGLGAAILPLCDVVWANEKAWFQTPYTSYGQTPDACSSFTFPRIMGLASANELLLSGRKLTAQEACCKGLVSQVLWPGTFTQEVMLRIKELVSVDSLVLKESKALMRNTSRSALEQANERECEALKRVWGSSQGTDSILQFLQRRTELC
- the LOC133968122 gene encoding protein disulfide-isomerase TMX3-like isoform X2 is translated as MLDTRSSVLLSVLLCASVVSSFVEELDDSFMKTRGDDDIWLIKFYAPWCSFCKQLDPVWHQIGSELKSLGSPVNVGKSDATANTGLAKEFRVRGYPAIIMWKKNVKYVYNGKRTKDGIMEFTHRVSGPFVRSLNSLQLFQHAMSRHDVMFVYVGATSQLKGNFSAAAEQLIVHTNFFSAARDVLPKVIALTSLPAVVLFKDGTYFTYSERDGELRLWINRERFPNFSKIDSYTLYAMGETGKLVSLVLLEEKNMCERSVRYKVLMEKVAADYRDAYSRNFSFGFMEENEYINGLMMKDVVMPSFVVVNLSNDGYFLPQGPVDTERQLLDFLNGVLDGSIQCQGGNGVVQRVTRSVYDSKLLLQSLYGKSPLLCFFVLAFPFAIATFFCYLCCKARANTDEDEDEDASQRSKTVTSKKSD
- the cdyl gene encoding chromodomain Y-like protein isoform X1, whose amino-acid sequence is MRTVSMATEEFYEVERIIDKRKNKKMKLEYLVRWRGYGSEEDTWEPESHLSACMIHVHEFNRQNAVREKDSMLMRSTRSSSLHYISAHRPVFRPPVTATGRSDISVVLTADCNQVSPAHLPPAGLTSPASGGSRQPLLADRFSSGLMSVAPVCSARRSVDLSKTGIKILVPKSPMNSRLDSEESPSEAAHSLEAGPQEAHQVPPEVALLEKPSGVQLGPGEERARMGTRPRCQNPLPPPRVPVTPAAMRSLSGTGDIIEAAAASGMSAGQSGAAGATSVSGKRRLEQRSAFDKRLRFSVRQTESAYRYRDIVVKKQDGFTHILLSTKSSENNTLNPEVMKEIQSAMATAASDDSKLVLVSAVGAVFCCGLDFLYFIRRLTDDRKKESIKMAETIRTFVNTFIQFRKPIVAAVNGPALGLGAAILPLCDVVWANEKAWFQTPYTSYGQTPDACSSFTFPRIMGLASANELLLSGRKLTAQEACCKGLVSQVLWPGTFTQEVMLRIKELVSVDSLVLKESKALMRNTSRSALEQANERECEALKRVWGSSQGTDSILQFLQRRTELC